AATAAGATAAATTAGTCTGATTAAGGAAAATTGTTAAATGTTGAGAAAAATTGTAAAAATTGATGAATCAAAATGTGACGGCTGCGGCGATTGTGTTCCATCCTGTGCCGAAGGTGCGCTTCAAATAATTGACGGTAGAGCGAGATTGATAAGCGATTTGTTTTGCGATGGTCTCGGTGCGTGTCTTGGGCATTGTCCACAAGAAGCGATTACGATTGAAGAACGTGAAGCCGAACCTTACGACGAGCGTCAAGTGATGGATTACATCATCAGAGGGGGAGCGAATGTAATAAAAGCACACCTCAAGCACTTGAAAGATCATAACGAATTAGAATATCTAAACACGGCAGTCTCTTATCTTGAGGAAAAAGGCATCGAAAATCCATTAAATGGCGGATTGGAAAAACCTGCAGAAGTGAAATGCGGATGTCCTGGGGCACAGACACTGCAGCTTGATGTAGTCCAAAACGAAAATGAAGAAACTGGAATGCGTTCATCACAATTACGACAATGGCCTGTCCAGTTGCATCTCGTTTCCCCTCGTGCGCCTTATTTTCAAAATGCGGATTTAGTTCTCACTG
This sequence is a window from Ignavibacteria bacterium. Protein-coding genes within it:
- a CDS encoding 4Fe-4S ferredoxin; this encodes MLRKIVKIDESKCDGCGDCVPSCAEGALQIIDGRARLISDLFCDGLGACLGHCPQEAITIEEREAEPYDERQVMDYIIRGGANVIKAHLKHLKDHNELEYLNTAVSYLEEKGIENPLNGGLEKPAEVKCGCPGAQTLQLDVVQNENEETGMRSSQLRQWPVQLHLVSPRAPYFQNADLVLTADCVPFAYADFHKDYLKGKGLAIACPKLDSNKQIYLEKLVSMIDDSRIKSIKVLIMQVPCCSGLANLAQQSVDSAVRKIPINFVVFGINGNVLEEGRLN